One Amycolatopsis sp. NBC_00355 genomic window carries:
- a CDS encoding ABC transporter permease, translated as MAVPAADVKAAQALPIDAIAGRAKRRKFRFLTGGKTITGLSVIVFFLIIAVIGEWIAPFDPSARSNDLLEGPSGRHWFGTTHLGQDIFSQVLAGTRSVMLVGLTAGVVATILAVIVGVTSGYLGGTPGEGLSALSNVFLVIPALPLIIIIGSALPSGGDYLVAVVIGFTSWAWGARVLRAQTLSLRGREYVEAARATGESTWRIIFFEILPNLTAVIASSFVGTVIFAVMSEITLAFVGVSSFSNWNWGTILFWAQSQQALAQGAWWWFVPAGLAIAVLGTALSLLNFGIDEFVSPRLRGSGKAKVRDIHGRTQRMRVGFTPVLGREEQAS; from the coding sequence ATGGCGGTACCAGCAGCGGACGTCAAGGCCGCCCAGGCCCTCCCGATCGACGCCATCGCCGGGCGTGCCAAGCGGCGCAAGTTCCGGTTCCTCACCGGCGGCAAGACGATCACCGGGCTCAGCGTCATCGTGTTCTTCCTGATCATCGCGGTGATCGGCGAGTGGATCGCGCCGTTCGACCCGTCGGCCCGCAGCAACGACCTGCTCGAAGGGCCGTCCGGGCGGCACTGGTTCGGCACCACGCACCTCGGCCAGGACATCTTCAGCCAGGTCCTGGCCGGCACCCGCAGCGTCATGCTCGTCGGCCTCACCGCCGGCGTGGTGGCGACGATCCTCGCGGTCATCGTCGGCGTGACGTCCGGCTACCTCGGCGGGACGCCCGGTGAAGGACTCTCCGCACTGTCCAATGTGTTCCTGGTGATCCCGGCGCTGCCGCTGATCATCATCATCGGCAGCGCGCTGCCGAGCGGCGGTGACTACCTGGTCGCGGTGGTCATCGGGTTCACGTCGTGGGCGTGGGGCGCGCGGGTCCTGCGCGCGCAGACCCTTTCGTTGAGAGGCCGGGAGTACGTCGAAGCGGCGCGGGCCACCGGCGAGTCGACGTGGCGGATCATCTTCTTCGAGATCCTGCCGAACCTGACCGCGGTGATCGCGTCGAGTTTTGTCGGCACGGTGATCTTCGCGGTGATGTCGGAGATCACGCTGGCGTTCGTCGGCGTCTCGAGCTTCTCGAACTGGAACTGGGGCACGATCCTGTTCTGGGCGCAGAGCCAGCAGGCGCTGGCGCAGGGCGCCTGGTGGTGGTTCGTGCCGGCCGGGCTGGCGATCGCCGTCCTCGGCACCGCGCTGTCGCTGCTGAACTTCGGCATCGACGAGTTCGTCAGCCCGCGGCTGCGCGGCAGCGGCAAGGCGAAGGTGCGGGACATCCACGGGCGCACGCAGCGCATGCGAGTGGGCTTCACGCCCGTGCTCGGGCGGGAGGAACAGGCATCATGA
- a CDS encoding GH1 family beta-glucosidase has translation MTETTAATAQQQALIDSLPPDFRWGVATAAYQIEGAVSEDGRTPSIWDTFCQVPWAIDNNDNGDIACDHYHRMPADIGLVDELGADTYRFSVAWPRIQPRGRGPVNEAGIGFYDRLVDETLGKGITPWLTLYHWDLPQELEDAGGWPARDTAYRFADYSMLVFDRLKDRVRHWTTLNEPWCSAMHGYVHGVMAPGRRDYAAGLHAVHHLLLGHGLATQRMREAAPPDTEFGITLNMCTADPATDSPEDVRAARQADGLGVRIYLDPLVRGEYPDDVVEDLAARGVKLPVQDGDLEIISTPLDFLGVNYYFGQQFSGVDEQGSAVDSDGVPTSRAVPFGEPTTAMGWEILPDKFTELLTRLGRDYPNLPMYITENGSAFDDDPDSSGFVRDEQRTAYLASHIAAVAAARNAGADVRGYFAWSLLDNFEWAYGYAKRFGLIRVDYETQERTIKQSGLFYRDTVRRVRGS, from the coding sequence TTGACCGAGACCACAGCCGCGACCGCGCAGCAGCAGGCGTTGATCGACAGCCTGCCGCCGGACTTCCGCTGGGGCGTGGCCACCGCCGCGTACCAGATCGAAGGTGCGGTCTCCGAAGACGGGCGTACACCGTCCATCTGGGACACTTTCTGCCAGGTCCCGTGGGCGATCGACAACAATGACAACGGTGACATCGCCTGCGACCACTACCACCGGATGCCGGCGGACATCGGCCTGGTGGACGAGCTGGGCGCGGACACCTACCGGTTTTCCGTGGCGTGGCCCCGGATCCAGCCGCGCGGCCGCGGCCCGGTCAACGAGGCGGGCATCGGGTTCTACGACCGGCTGGTCGACGAGACGCTCGGCAAGGGCATCACGCCGTGGCTGACGCTCTACCACTGGGACCTGCCGCAGGAGCTCGAGGACGCGGGCGGCTGGCCGGCGCGCGACACGGCGTACCGCTTCGCGGACTACTCGATGCTGGTGTTCGATCGGCTCAAGGACCGTGTGCGGCACTGGACGACGTTGAACGAGCCGTGGTGTTCGGCGATGCATGGGTACGTGCACGGCGTGATGGCGCCGGGCCGCCGGGACTACGCGGCCGGGCTGCACGCGGTGCACCACCTGCTGCTGGGCCACGGCCTGGCGACACAGCGGATGCGCGAGGCCGCGCCGCCGGACACGGAGTTCGGCATCACTCTCAACATGTGCACCGCCGACCCGGCGACGGACTCCCCGGAAGACGTCCGCGCGGCGCGTCAGGCCGACGGCCTCGGCGTCCGGATCTACCTGGACCCGCTGGTGCGCGGCGAGTACCCGGACGACGTGGTGGAAGACCTGGCCGCGCGCGGTGTCAAGCTGCCGGTGCAGGACGGTGACCTCGAGATCATCTCGACACCGCTGGACTTCCTGGGCGTGAACTACTACTTCGGCCAGCAGTTCTCCGGCGTCGACGAGCAGGGCAGCGCGGTCGACTCCGACGGCGTCCCGACGTCCCGCGCGGTCCCGTTCGGCGAGCCGACGACGGCGATGGGCTGGGAGATCCTGCCGGACAAGTTCACCGAGCTGCTGACCCGGCTGGGCCGCGACTACCCGAACCTCCCGATGTACATCACGGAGAACGGCTCGGCTTTCGACGACGACCCGGACTCGAGCGGCTTCGTCCGCGACGAGCAGCGCACGGCGTACCTGGCCTCGCACATCGCCGCGGTGGCGGCGGCCCGCAACGCGGGCGCGGACGTCCGGGGCTACTTCGCCTGGTCCCTGTTGGACAACTTCGAATGGGCGTACGGCTACGCGAAGCGGTTCGGCCTGATCAGGGTGGACTACGAAACGCAGGAGAGGACGATCAAGCAGAGCGGCCTCTTCTACCGCGACACGGTGCGCCGGGTCCGCGGCAGCTGA
- a CDS encoding acyl-CoA dehydrogenase family protein — translation MTFTLDADQLAFATDVRRLAEEQLRPLAESGVEGAVNRPLLKAMGALGLLARLFPGVADGKPSRQAAATDLCILRENLATVSTEAETALALQGLGSYPILQSGQDDQVAKWLPAVAAGDAVAAFALTEPDAGSDAAALSLKAEPDGDGWRLTGEKMWISNAPEADFYTVFARTTEGAGSRGVSAFVVPGDRPGLGGEHLDLVSPHAIGTVTFDGVEVRREELLGEENRGFAVAMRTLDLFRPSVGAFAVGMAQAALDATVDYTGQREAFGGPLIKQQAVAHALAEMATRTEAARLLVYAAAGAYDAGEQNLGGRAAMAKLFATEAAQFVVDSAVQLHGARALRRGHLLEHLYREVRAPRIYEGASEIQRTIIARWLASARATTD, via the coding sequence ATGACCTTCACTCTCGACGCGGACCAGCTCGCCTTCGCCACGGACGTCCGGCGCTTGGCCGAGGAGCAGCTGCGCCCGCTCGCCGAGTCCGGTGTGGAGGGTGCGGTCAACCGCCCGCTGCTCAAGGCGATGGGCGCGTTAGGCCTGCTCGCGCGGCTGTTCCCCGGCGTCGCCGACGGGAAGCCGTCACGCCAGGCCGCCGCGACGGACCTGTGCATCCTTCGGGAGAACCTCGCCACCGTCAGCACCGAGGCCGAGACGGCGTTGGCGTTGCAGGGCCTGGGAAGTTACCCGATCCTGCAGTCCGGACAGGACGATCAGGTCGCGAAGTGGCTGCCCGCGGTGGCGGCCGGGGACGCCGTGGCGGCGTTCGCGCTCACCGAACCGGACGCCGGTTCGGACGCGGCCGCTCTCTCGCTGAAAGCCGAGCCGGACGGCGACGGCTGGCGCCTCACCGGCGAGAAGATGTGGATCTCCAACGCGCCCGAGGCCGACTTCTACACGGTCTTCGCCCGCACCACCGAAGGCGCCGGCTCCCGCGGCGTCAGCGCGTTCGTCGTCCCCGGCGACCGCCCGGGCCTGGGCGGCGAGCACCTGGACCTGGTCAGCCCGCACGCGATCGGCACGGTCACGTTCGACGGCGTCGAGGTCCGGCGTGAAGAGCTCCTCGGCGAAGAGAACCGCGGCTTCGCCGTCGCGATGCGGACCCTGGACCTGTTCCGCCCGAGCGTCGGCGCGTTCGCCGTCGGGATGGCGCAAGCCGCGTTGGACGCCACTGTGGACTACACCGGGCAGCGCGAAGCCTTTGGCGGCCCGCTGATCAAGCAGCAGGCGGTGGCGCACGCGCTGGCGGAGATGGCGACGCGCACGGAAGCCGCGCGCCTGCTGGTCTACGCGGCGGCGGGTGCGTACGACGCGGGCGAGCAGAACCTCGGCGGCCGCGCGGCGATGGCGAAGCTGTTCGCCACCGAGGCCGCCCAGTTCGTCGTCGACTCGGCGGTGCAGCTGCACGGCGCCCGGGCCCTGCGGCGCGGGCACCTGCTGGAGCACCTCTACCGCGAGGTCCGCGCGCCGCGCATCTACGAAGGAGCGTCGGAGATCCAGCGGACGATCATCGCGCGGTGGCTGGCTTCCGCTCGAGCCACCACTGACTGA
- a CDS encoding DUF2306 domain-containing protein gives MGPLALLVLAFLAFSLPPYLAFDPARSRVPQPEGFPAHYWFLVAHVIFGSVAMVGAVLQIWPWLRRTYPVFHRYAGRAYVFAGVLPAGVMALTIGSQSPFGPTTRVSDIVAALLWLGCTFAGWRAVRERRFGDHRKWMIRSVAMTFSIIVNRLITPIAMVVLEPQIPTTFGGSELAYSQSVAAISSWGGIAIALVFSQWWLERKPATAR, from the coding sequence ATCGGGCCGCTCGCCTTGCTGGTGCTCGCTTTCCTGGCCTTCTCGCTGCCGCCGTACCTCGCCTTCGATCCGGCGCGGTCGAGGGTGCCGCAGCCGGAAGGCTTTCCCGCGCACTACTGGTTCCTCGTCGCCCACGTGATCTTCGGATCCGTCGCCATGGTGGGGGCCGTGCTGCAGATCTGGCCGTGGCTGCGCCGGACGTACCCCGTTTTCCACCGTTACGCCGGCCGCGCGTACGTCTTCGCCGGGGTGCTGCCGGCCGGGGTCATGGCGCTGACCATCGGTTCGCAGAGCCCGTTCGGCCCGACGACCCGGGTCAGTGACATTGTCGCGGCGCTGCTCTGGCTCGGCTGCACCTTCGCCGGCTGGCGCGCGGTGCGCGAGCGGCGCTTCGGCGACCACCGCAAGTGGATGATCCGCAGTGTGGCGATGACGTTCTCGATCATCGTCAACCGGCTGATCACGCCGATCGCGATGGTCGTGCTGGAGCCGCAGATCCCGACCACGTTCGGCGGCAGCGAGCTGGCCTACTCCCAGAGCGTCGCGGCGATCTCATCGTGGGGCGGCATCGCGATCGCGCTCGTCTTCAGTCAGTGGTGGCTCGAGCGGAAGCCAGCCACCGCGCGATGA
- a CDS encoding ABC transporter ATP-binding protein, with protein sequence MTPVLEIKGLDVDYGVGDEAVRAVRDVHLTLNRGEVLGLAGESGSGKSTLAYGLTRLLAPPGVIRGGEVIYHPENAEPYDVLKLNHKQLRDFRWAETSIVFQGAMNSLNPVHKVSTQLVDVIKAHEPDTTRAGRAARAKDLLKLVGISADRLDAYPHQLSGGMRQRVMIAMALALEPRVVIMDEPTTALDVVMQRQILGQLVELRERLGFSVLFITHDLSLLVEFSDRIAIMYGGRIVEQAPASALYRDALHPYSFGLLNSFPALRGPRRELSGIPGSPPDTRGMPAGCAFHPRCPKAFEPCDSKIPVLGLPGGDASREVACFLHPVATP encoded by the coding sequence ATGACACCGGTCCTGGAGATCAAGGGTCTCGACGTCGACTACGGCGTCGGCGACGAAGCCGTGCGCGCGGTGCGGGACGTCCACCTGACGCTCAACCGCGGCGAAGTCCTCGGCCTGGCCGGGGAAAGCGGCAGCGGGAAGTCCACTTTGGCCTACGGGCTGACCCGGCTGCTCGCGCCGCCGGGCGTGATCCGCGGCGGCGAGGTGATCTACCACCCCGAGAACGCCGAGCCGTACGACGTCCTGAAGCTGAACCACAAGCAGCTGCGGGACTTCCGCTGGGCCGAGACGTCGATCGTGTTCCAGGGCGCGATGAACTCGCTGAACCCGGTGCACAAGGTCAGCACCCAGCTCGTCGACGTCATCAAGGCGCACGAGCCGGACACGACCCGTGCCGGGCGCGCGGCCCGCGCGAAGGACCTGCTGAAACTGGTCGGCATTTCGGCCGACCGGCTCGACGCGTACCCGCACCAGCTCTCGGGCGGCATGCGCCAGCGCGTGATGATCGCGATGGCACTGGCGCTCGAACCGCGCGTGGTCATCATGGACGAGCCGACCACCGCGCTAGACGTCGTGATGCAGCGCCAGATCCTCGGTCAGCTCGTGGAACTGCGCGAACGGCTGGGCTTCTCGGTCCTGTTCATCACGCACGACCTTTCGCTGCTGGTCGAGTTCTCCGACCGGATCGCGATCATGTACGGCGGCCGGATCGTCGAACAGGCCCCGGCGTCGGCGCTCTACCGGGACGCGCTGCACCCGTACAGCTTCGGCCTGCTGAACTCGTTCCCCGCGCTGCGGGGTCCGCGACGCGAGCTCAGCGGGATCCCGGGTTCCCCGCCGGACACGCGGGGGATGCCGGCCGGCTGCGCGTTCCACCCGCGGTGTCCCAAGGCCTTCGAGCCGTGCGACTCGAAGATCCCCGTGCTGGGCCTGCCCGGCGGCGACGCGTCGCGCGAAGTGGCGTGTTTCCTGCACCCCGTCGCTACCCCCTGA
- a CDS encoding ABC transporter permease, protein MRYLLQRLAFYLFTAWAAVTINFFIPRLIPGDPVQSLITKNQGTLSADAIQSLYVLFGLDKNESMVTQYFHYWAQLFRGDLGLSFTFFPTPVTEVLGDSLPWTIILVGITTIIGFLIGTALGVVAGWKRGSWVDGLLPVTTFLSSVPYFWLGLIALTLLAGPGSFFPSSGGYDPGLIPGWDPDFIGSAIQHSLLPAITILISSMGSWILGMRNMMVTVASEDYVTVAHAKGLPERRVAVGYAARNALLPSVSGFALALGFIVGGTLLVEIVFSYPGVGFELFQAVGSQDYPLMQGIFLIITLSVLVANLLADVAYLALDPRTRKAG, encoded by the coding sequence ATGAGGTACCTGCTGCAACGGCTGGCCTTCTACCTCTTCACGGCGTGGGCCGCCGTCACCATCAACTTCTTCATCCCGCGGCTGATCCCCGGTGACCCGGTACAGTCGCTGATCACGAAGAACCAGGGCACGCTCAGCGCGGACGCGATCCAGTCCCTGTATGTCCTCTTCGGACTGGACAAGAACGAGAGCATGGTCACCCAGTACTTCCACTACTGGGCCCAGCTCTTCCGCGGCGATCTCGGGCTGTCGTTCACGTTCTTCCCGACCCCGGTCACCGAGGTGCTCGGCGACAGTCTGCCGTGGACGATCATCCTGGTCGGCATCACGACGATCATCGGCTTCCTGATCGGCACCGCGCTCGGTGTCGTCGCCGGCTGGAAGCGCGGTTCGTGGGTCGACGGCCTGCTCCCGGTGACGACGTTCCTCTCGTCGGTGCCGTACTTCTGGCTCGGCCTGATCGCCCTGACGCTGCTGGCCGGGCCGGGGAGCTTCTTCCCGTCGTCCGGCGGGTACGACCCGGGCCTGATCCCGGGCTGGGACCCCGACTTCATCGGCAGCGCGATCCAGCACAGCCTGCTGCCCGCGATCACCATCCTGATCAGCTCGATGGGCAGCTGGATCCTGGGTATGCGCAACATGATGGTGACCGTCGCGTCGGAGGACTACGTCACCGTCGCGCACGCCAAGGGCCTGCCCGAACGCCGGGTCGCGGTCGGTTACGCGGCGCGCAACGCGCTGCTGCCGAGCGTCTCCGGCTTCGCGCTGGCGCTGGGCTTCATCGTCGGCGGCACGCTGCTCGTGGAGATCGTCTTCTCCTACCCGGGTGTCGGCTTCGAGCTGTTCCAGGCGGTCGGCTCGCAGGACTACCCGCTGATGCAGGGCATCTTCCTGATCATCACGCTGTCGGTGCTGGTGGCGAACCTCCTCGCGGACGTCGCCTACCTCGCGCTCGACCCGCGGACCCGGAAGGCGGGCTGA
- a CDS encoding ABC transporter ATP-binding protein has translation MKTGHGDGRGDSAAVPAPSDPAAAGSEGGTEEVLGDVVLEATGLTKHFPVRRKGRAGLTGPRRAVQAVDDVSLTLRRGRVTALVGESGSGKSTVARLLAQLYPRTGGDIQLHGETVNVRGGKAFRAYCRQVQMIFQDPFASLNPVHTVRYHLTRALKIHGRAGDDLEQALHDLLLRVQMTPPERYIDKFPHELSGGQRQRVAIARALGADPEALLADEPVSMLDVSIRLGVLNLLRDLKERLHLAILYITHDIASARYFADETMVMYAGRMVEGGDSETITQNPAHPYTRLLIDSAPDPDRLVGGSAELDPGEVPAERGAGEPPSLIDPPSGCRFHPRCPVAMERCKTDLPPRFEVDDAPGHWAACWLYDGAAR, from the coding sequence CGCCGGGTCGGAGGGGGGTACGGAAGAGGTCCTCGGCGACGTCGTCCTCGAGGCGACGGGGCTGACCAAGCACTTCCCGGTGCGCCGGAAGGGCCGGGCCGGGCTGACCGGCCCGCGCCGCGCGGTCCAGGCCGTCGACGACGTCTCCCTGACGTTGCGACGGGGCCGCGTCACCGCGCTGGTCGGCGAGTCCGGCTCGGGCAAGTCGACGGTCGCGCGGCTGCTCGCGCAGCTCTACCCGCGCACCGGCGGTGACATCCAGCTGCACGGCGAGACGGTGAACGTCCGTGGCGGAAAGGCCTTCCGCGCCTACTGCCGCCAGGTCCAGATGATCTTCCAGGACCCGTTCGCGTCGCTGAACCCGGTGCACACGGTGCGGTACCACCTGACGCGGGCGCTGAAGATCCACGGCCGGGCCGGCGACGACCTGGAGCAGGCGCTGCACGACCTGCTGCTGCGCGTCCAGATGACGCCGCCCGAGCGCTACATCGACAAGTTCCCGCACGAGCTGTCCGGCGGGCAGCGCCAGCGCGTCGCGATCGCGCGGGCGCTCGGCGCGGACCCCGAGGCCCTGCTGGCCGACGAGCCGGTGTCCATGTTGGACGTCTCCATCCGGCTCGGTGTGCTGAACCTGTTGCGGGACCTCAAGGAACGCCTGCACCTCGCGATCCTCTACATCACCCACGACATCGCGTCAGCGCGCTACTTCGCCGACGAGACGATGGTGATGTACGCCGGCCGGATGGTCGAAGGCGGCGACAGCGAGACGATCACGCAGAACCCGGCGCACCCGTACACGCGCCTGCTCATCGACTCCGCGCCCGACCCGGACCGGCTGGTCGGCGGCAGCGCCGAACTGGACCCCGGTGAAGTGCCGGCCGAGCGCGGCGCCGGCGAACCGCCGAGCCTGATCGACCCGCCGTCCGGCTGCCGGTTCCACCCGCGCTGCCCGGTCGCGATGGAGCGGTGCAAAACCGACCTGCCGCCGCGGTTCGAGGTCGACGACGCACCCGGCCACTGGGCCGCGTGCTGGCTGTACGACGGGGCCGCCCGATGA